The Vicia villosa cultivar HV-30 ecotype Madison, WI linkage group LG1, Vvil1.0, whole genome shotgun sequence genome includes a region encoding these proteins:
- the LOC131644245 gene encoding methionine gamma-lyase-like, which yields MADTLLLTATATPTATAKRNRPDEENETKKKLMQPLHSSDPAAAIASVRHEFGEHGGVNMSIEPSVTFTVMEPDTMRRMFAGEVGPDQDFYVYSRHFNPTVLNLSRLMAALEGTEAAYCTSSGMSAISAALLQLVNTGDHVVASSTVYGGTHALLNHFLPRTSNITTTFVEIWDIEKVDEAIVEGKTKVLYFESVSNPTLTVANIPELCRLAHRKGVTVVVDNTFTPMVISPARLGADVVVHSITKFVSGGADIIAGAVCGSATFVNSMMDLHQGAIMLLGPTMNPKIAFELSERIPHLGIRMKEHSNRALVFSTRLKKLGLKVIYPGLEDHPHHELLKSIHNKEYGYGGLMCIDMETEERANKLMSYLQNYGQFGFMAVSLGYYETLMSISGSSTSSELNSEEKALAGISPGLVRMSIGYIGTLEQKWSQLEKAITRLQECGFANKN from the exons ATGGCCGATACTCTTCTCCTAACCGCCACTGCCACCCCCACAGCCACCGCCAAGCGTAACCGTCCCGACGAAGAGAACGAAACAAAAAAGAAACTCATGCAGCCTCTCCACAGCAGCGATCCCGCCGCGGCAATCGCAAGCGTCCGTCACGAGTTCGGCGAGCACGGCGGCGTAAACATGTCGATCGAACCGTCCGTCACATTCACCGTGATGGAACCAGACACGATGCGCCGCATGTTCGCCGGCGAGGTAGGACCCGATCAAGACTTCTACGTCTACAGCCGTCACTTCAATCCAACCGTCCTCAACCTCAGCCGCCTGATGGCGGCTCTCGAAGGAACAGAAGCCGCTTACTGCACATCCAGCGGCATGTCCGCCATTTCCGCTGCGCTTCTCCAGTTAGTTAACACCGGAGATCACGTGGTGGCTTCTTCAACCGTGTACGGTGGAACTCACGCGCTTTTGAATCATTTTCTTCCGAGGACGAGCAACATAACAACCACGTTCGTTGAGATATGGGATATTGAGAAGGTGGATGAGGCGATTGTTGAAGGGAAGACGAAGGTTTTGTACTTTGAATCGGTTTCGAATCCGACTTTGACGGTGGCGAATATACCGGAGTTGTGTAGATTGGCGCATCGGAAAGGTGTGACGGTGGTTGTGGACAATACGTTTACGCCGATGGTGATTTCGCCGGCTCGGCTTGGGGCTGATGTTGTTGTTCACAGTATCACGAAATTTGTGAGTGGTGGGGCTGATATCATAGCAG GTGCTGTTTGTGGAAGTGCAACCTTTGTGAATTCCATGATGGATCTCCATCAAGGAGCTATAATGCTATTAGGCCCAACAATGAACCCCAAAATAGCATTTGAATTATCAGAAAGAATCCCTCATTTGGGCATAAGGATGAAAGAACATAGCAACCGTGCATTAGTTTTTTCAACAAGACTCAAAAAGCTAGGCCTTAAGGTAATCTACCCTGGCCTAGAGGATCATCCACATCACGAGTTATTGAAATCCATCCACAACAAAGAATATGGCTATGGTGGACTTATGTGCATTGACATGGAAACCGAAGAGAGAGCTAACAAACTAATGAGCTATTTGCAAAACTATGGTCAATTTGGTTTCATGGCTGTGAGTCTGGGTTATTATGAGACACTTATGTCTATTTCTGGAAGTAGTACTAGCAGTGAACTGAATTCCGAGGAGAAGGCTCTCGCCGGAATCTCGCCGGGGCTTGTGAGGATGTCGATTGGATATATTGGGACGTTGGAGCAGAAGTGGAGTCAGCTTGAAAAGGCGATTACGAGACTTCAGGAATGTGGTTTTGCTAATAAGAATTGA